The genomic window TTGACAATCCTTATAGTCTAACAGGTGGTTTAGCTATCCTATATGGCAACTTAGCTGAGGAAGGTGCAATAGTTAAAAGAAGTGCTGTATCAGAAGAAATGTTAGAACATGAAGGAACAGCACGTGTATTCAATTCTGAAGAAGAAGCAGTAGAAGCAATATTAAACAATAAAATAAAATCTAAAGATGTTATAGTTATTCGTTACGAAGGACCTCAAGGGGGACCGGGAATGAGAGAAATGCTAACCCCAACATCTGCACTTGCTGGCATGGGACTTGACAAAGAAGTCGCACTTATAACTGATGGTCGTTTTTCTGGAGCGACTAAAGGTGCTGCTATTGGTCATGTGTCTCCTGAAGCAGCAGAAGGTGGAATAATAGGTCTAATTGAAGACGGTGACCTGATACGAATAAACATTCCAGCTCTAAAGCTGGAGGTCCTAGTGGACGAGGGGATACTGAGTGAGAGAAAAAGCAACTGGCAAGCACCAGAACTCTCAATTAAAACTGGATATGTAAAGCAATATGCTAAGATGGTTCAGTCGGCAAGTACTGGAGCTATTTTTAAAAAATAAACCTTTTTATATAGATACATAAAATAGCGGGCCATTCATAGCCCGCTATTTTAATAGCTGAATTTGTTCTTTGAAAACTTAACACATCTAAACCTATCTAATCTTTTGCTTACAACCGATTTGACCTCTAAACTTAAGGGGCTAAGAGGAGATTGCCCTTGTAAGCAAAAGCTTAATAAACAATAGTTAAATAATTACAAAAAATTATGGAGGTGAGCCTAGTGAAAATTAAAGGAGCAGAAATCCTATTACATTGTCTCAAAAAAGAAGGTGTTGATACCATTTTTGGTTATCCTGGGGGTGTATTATTGCCTGTTTACGATGCTCTCTATGATTCAGATATAAGGCATATACTTGTTCGCCATGAGCAGGGAGCGGCTCATGCAGCAGATGGTTATGCGAGAGCTACAGGTAAAGTTGGCGTTTGTTTGGCAACATCTGGGCCTGGAGCTACCAACCTTGTTACTGGTATAGCAACTGCCAACATGGATTCTATTCCAATGGTTGCTTTTACAGGTCAGGTTGTTACTCCCATGATTGGTAAAGATGCTTTTCAGGAAGCTGATATTACTGGGATAACATTACCAATTACTAAACATAATTATTTAATAGAAAGAACAGAAGATGTTGCAGATATAGTTAAAGAAGCATTTCATATAGCTAGGACTAATCGTCCGGGGCCAGTTGTCGTTGATTTACCTAGGGATGTAATGGATAAAGCAATTGAATTTGATGATAATGATGAAGAAGTAAATATTAGAGGATACCGTGTCATGAAGGGTTATAACGCAGGACAAATTTTAGCAGCTATAAATCTTATTCAAGAGTCAAAACGCCCTGTGATTTATGCAGGTGGTGGTGTAATAGCAGCTGACGCAGCACAAGAATTAACCGAATTAGCTGAAAAGATGAAAATTCCTACTACAACAACTTTAATGGGAATGGGGGCATTTCCTAGCGATAATTATCTATCTCTAGGTATGTTAGGTATGCACGGTACACGATATGCTAATTATGCAATTAATGAATGTGACTTGTTAATAGCTATAGGAGTTAGATTTGATGATCGCGTAACAGGCAAGCTAGATGAGTTTGCTAATAGAGCTAAAGTAATTCATATAGATGTGGATGCTGCTGAAATAGGGAAGAACAAAGGTGTAGATGTTCCAATTGTAGGAAATGTTAAAGAAGTATTAAGTGCTATTATAGATAAAATTGAACCAGTAGAAGACCTTAATAGTTGGCATGATACTATTGAAAAGTGGAAAGATGAATATCCGCTTAAATATGGAGAATCAAATGAAGGAAGAATTATGCCTCAATATGTTGTTGAAAAAATATCAGAAATCACTAATGGTGAGGCAATAATTACTACTGAAGTAGGACAAAACCAAATGTGGGCTGCACAATATTATAAATATAAAAATCCTCGCAGCTTTATAAGCTCAAGTGGGCTTGGTACTATGGGTTTTGGTTTACCTGCGGCTATAGGTGCAAAGTTAGCTAGACCAGATGTTCCCGTTATAGATATAGCTGGAGATGGCAGTATACAAATGAATATTCAAGAATTAGGTACAGCCGTTGAGCAAAAACTTCCAGTAATCGTATGTATCCTAAACAACCAATATCTAGGTATGGTAAGACAATGGCAACACTTATTTTTTAACAACCGTTATTCATATACGGACATGAGCCATCAACCTGATTTTGTAAAATTAGCAGAGGCATATGGAGCAGTTGGTATTAGGGTTACTAAATCAGAGGATGTAGAAAAAGCTTTAAAAGATGCTTTAGCGGTTACAGATAGGCCCGTAATAATTGATTTTTGGGTTGACCGAGAATCAAATGTTTATCCAATGGTCCCACCAGGTCAGCCTCTTTTAAATATGCTAGGGGGTGAGTAAGCTATGGCAAAACATACACTTTCAGTAACGGTTGAAAACAAACCTGGTGTATTAACACGGGTATCAACTCTATTTAGAAGAAGAGGTTATAATATTGACAGTTTAACTGTAGGTGTTACTGAAGATCCAACAGTATCAAGAATGACCATAGTAGTCGAAGGTGATAATAAAATTATAGAGCAGGTTACTAAACAGCTTTATAAATTGATTGAAGTTATTAAAATTATAGATATAACAGATGAACAAGCTGTTGAGAGAGAATTAGCACTTATAAAAGTAAAGGCAGATAATAGTGCAAGACCTGATATAGTTCAGATTGCTGATATATTTAGGGCTAGAATTATAGATATAAGTAAAGACTCATTAATAGTTGAAGTAACGGGTGACTCAAGCAAAATAGCCGCTATGGAGGAATCCTTACAACCATTCGGTATAATAGAATTGGTGAGAACAGGTAAAATTGCGATGCTTAGAGGAAATAAATAATAAAAATTAAGGAGGAGTTTAATAATGACAAAAATGTATTATGATCAAGATGCTAACTTGGAGCTTTTAAAAGAGAAAACCATAGCAGTAATAGGTTTTGGATCTCAAGGTCATGCACAAGCACAGAACCTACATGAAAGTGGAATAAAGGTTGTAATTGGTCTTAGAAAACCTTTTGATGACACTAGTCAATTAGAATGGGATACAGTTAAAGAAGCAGGGTTAACACCAATGACAGTACCGGAAGCAGCAGAAGCTGCCGATATAGTACAAATACTTATACCTGATCAAATACATAGACAGGTATACAATGAAGAAATAAAACCTTATTTAAAGGAAGGTAATTCATTAGTATTTTCACATGGATTTAACATTCATTATGGGCAGGTTGTACCACCTTCATTTGTAGATGTATTTATGGTTGCTCCAAAG from Candidatus Syntrophocurvum alkaliphilum includes these protein-coding regions:
- the ilvB gene encoding biosynthetic-type acetolactate synthase large subunit, with the protein product MKIKGAEILLHCLKKEGVDTIFGYPGGVLLPVYDALYDSDIRHILVRHEQGAAHAADGYARATGKVGVCLATSGPGATNLVTGIATANMDSIPMVAFTGQVVTPMIGKDAFQEADITGITLPITKHNYLIERTEDVADIVKEAFHIARTNRPGPVVVDLPRDVMDKAIEFDDNDEEVNIRGYRVMKGYNAGQILAAINLIQESKRPVIYAGGGVIAADAAQELTELAEKMKIPTTTTLMGMGAFPSDNYLSLGMLGMHGTRYANYAINECDLLIAIGVRFDDRVTGKLDEFANRAKVIHIDVDAAEIGKNKGVDVPIVGNVKEVLSAIIDKIEPVEDLNSWHDTIEKWKDEYPLKYGESNEGRIMPQYVVEKISEITNGEAIITTEVGQNQMWAAQYYKYKNPRSFISSSGLGTMGFGLPAAIGAKLARPDVPVIDIAGDGSIQMNIQELGTAVEQKLPVIVCILNNQYLGMVRQWQHLFFNNRYSYTDMSHQPDFVKLAEAYGAVGIRVTKSEDVEKALKDALAVTDRPVIIDFWVDRESNVYPMVPPGQPLLNMLGGE
- the ilvN gene encoding acetolactate synthase small subunit, encoding MAKHTLSVTVENKPGVLTRVSTLFRRRGYNIDSLTVGVTEDPTVSRMTIVVEGDNKIIEQVTKQLYKLIEVIKIIDITDEQAVERELALIKVKADNSARPDIVQIADIFRARIIDISKDSLIVEVTGDSSKIAAMEESLQPFGIIELVRTGKIAMLRGNK